GCATCACCTGGCACCGGGCGGAGCGGGCCCGGCTCGTGCTCGCCGTCAGCCACGGCGCCGGCGGCGGTATCGAGGCGCGCGACCTGAAGGCCCTGGCCGAGGTCCTGCCCGCGCACGGCGTGACCGTGGCCCGCGTCGAGCAGCCCTGGCGCGTGGCCGGGAAGAAGCTGGCGCCCGCGCCCAGGACCCTGGACACCGGCTGGCGCGGCATCTGGCCCGCGCTGGCCGCGCCGGGACTGCCCGTGATCTCCGGCGGGCGCAGCGCCGGGGCCCGGGTCGCCTGCCGTACCGCCACCGAGCTGGGCGCCCACGCCGTGCTCGCCCTCAGCTTCCCGCTCCATCCGCCCGGCAAGCCGGAGAAGTCCCGCGCCGAGGAGCTGCTGGGCGCCGGGGTGCCCACCCTGGTCGTCCAGGGCGGCAACGACCCGTTCGGCAAGCCCGGGGAGTTCCCCGAGGGCGCCTACGCACTCGTGGAGGTCCCGTACGGAGACCACGGCTTCGCCGTGCCCAAACGTGCGGAGATCTCGCAGGACGAGGCCGTGGCGGTCATCACGGACGCGGTCGTGGAGTGGACCGGGTCACTCGGGTAAAGCTTCGGGAATGCCGGGGCGGTGGTCGCTGTTGTGCGGGACGTACGTGCTGGAGACCAGCACCGACGTCGTAGGAGAGGGAGTCCGCCGCATGGGTTCGACCATCTGCCCGCCCGTCACCCGCCACCACCCCGTGGACGGGCTGCGCCCGGCAGAACTTGATT
This genomic stretch from Streptomyces sp. Go-475 harbors:
- a CDS encoding alpha/beta family hydrolase translates to MTDVTSGANVAEENTETVETEAGTARITWHRAERARLVLAVSHGAGGGIEARDLKALAEVLPAHGVTVARVEQPWRVAGKKLAPAPRTLDTGWRGIWPALAAPGLPVISGGRSAGARVACRTATELGAHAVLALSFPLHPPGKPEKSRAEELLGAGVPTLVVQGGNDPFGKPGEFPEGAYALVEVPYGDHGFAVPKRAEISQDEAVAVITDAVVEWTGSLG